The Stigmatella ashevillena genomic sequence CTGCTCACCTGTCGCCAGTTGTGGGATCCATGAGCCTCGAAGGCAGGCGTACGTGGCTGGAGCGGCCGTCCTCGACTGGTCGCCGGATTGGCACCTCACCTCGAAGACCTTCTTCCAGACCGGATTCCCCAATCGTTGCCGTGTGACGTTTTTGAATCATGACATGACGCCCCACATTGATCGGGCCCTCTCGCGTTACCTCACCCGCGCCGCGGAAAACCTCGACGCCAAGGTGAAAGAAGCCACGACCATGCGGAGCCACGCCGAAAAGCTCTGGCAGGCAGCCTCCTCTCCCATCGCGCTGCAGCCCTCCACGTGGCTGCAGCTCTCTCCGAAGGAGATCCAAGTGGCCCCCCTGCGCGGGAACGGACTGAGTGTGACCACCGCCGTGGAGTTGGTCTTCCAGCCGCTGATCACCTTGGGCCCCCGTCCGGAGGCGCTGTCCGCCCCCCTTCCCCCGCTCAAGGTTGGCACATCCGGGAAGGGGGTTCACATCACGCTCGAGGCGAAGCTGGCGTTCGAAGAAGCCACCCGCATCATCGGAGCGACGCTGCCACGAAAGATCACCTTCAAAGGGATGGAGACCGAGATCCGGAAAGTGGAGGTCTCCGGCAACAAAGGCCACGCGCTCCTCAAGGTCTCGGTCCACATCGCATCTGGATTACCCGAGCCCACCGACGTGACGCTGACGCTGAATGGCAAACCGCGGTACGACAGCCAGACGGGGATGCTCTCCTTCGA encodes the following:
- a CDS encoding DUF4403 family protein → MFKGLLISMLVQLSPSDRREAAPPPFLDPPPVLQVPVSSLSVPITLDLTALPALVEQEVPSSINAMGAWTMVDNGRVGIKYKASRSPFSLFVEENSLKARAQIEYEATGCIRSKIPFLGIDVCSPVASCGIHEPRRQAYVAGAAVLDWSPDWHLTSKTFFQTGFPNRCRVTFLNHDMTPHIDRALSRYLTRAAENLDAKVKEATTMRSHAEKLWQAASSPIALQPSTWLQLSPKEIQVAPLRGNGLSVTTAVELVFQPLITLGPRPEALSAPLPPLKVGTSGKGVHITLEAKLAFEEATRIIGATLPRKITFKGMETEIRKVEVSGNKGHALLKVSVHIASGLPEPTDVTLTLNGKPRYDSQTGMLSFDELDYLAESQETIVKHLDPFIHTALRSELQQQSSWQVGRQVDAYRQALDSALRDLKLSEGITLRGQIKGLRPLGIVMAEDAFVVVVEAYGEVEALLALPFSRNE